The following is a genomic window from Chlamydiota bacterium.
TTTAGATGTGGCTCATAAGTCCGGGTCTTTTTTGAGAGCCGATCACAAAGATGCTTCCACCCAGAATGAATCGAATACGCTTTTGATTCGGGGGAAAAAGATCGAGATCAAGATGAGACAAATTGCGGGTCTATTTGCTCGCAGAATTGTTTGTTATTGTAAATCAGGTGATTTCCTTAATTTGGGTCAGAAAATTGGATTGATTCAGTTTGGTTCGCGTGTGGATCTTTATTTCCCCCTTTCTCTCCATTTAAAAATCAAAGAGGAGGATCGGGTGAAGGGGGCCCAAACAATTTTAGGCATCATCAGCCCTAAGTAGTAGGTTTAAGCAAAAAAACAGCGTATAGCGCTTTTATTAAAAATTGATAATTGAAAATGGGTAATTTAGGAATTTATTTATTTTACCTTTATTATCAATTCCCAGCACAACATTGTTAAAACTCTAAGCAGCGATAGAGAGACTGCGTATAAGTCTGGCCGATTTAATTTTGAAGAACTGATGAGACAGGGTATGACTCTTTGAGAGAGTGGAAGTTGTATCAAAGAGCATAAGAGAGTAGAAGGCGGGGCTTCTTATGAAACTTTTCAAATCACTTCTCTCATCGTTTATTTCCTTCTCTCTTGT
Proteins encoded in this region:
- a CDS encoding phosphatidylserine decarboxylase — its product is MRIPVAKESYLFLLLLLILSGVLLKTCGFFSIISLVVFVLTALFFRDPKRKVYSHLNEIVSPADGRIIQIKKVEEEGCVWNLVSIFMSPLNVHINYAPMEGEVLDVAHKSGSFLRADHKDASTQNESNTLLIRGKKIEIKMRQIAGLFARRIVCYCKSGDFLNLGQKIGLIQFGSRVDLYFPLSLHLKIKEEDRVKGAQTILGIISPK